From Salinirubellus salinus, the proteins below share one genomic window:
- a CDS encoding DUF7563 family protein, which yields METCANCGQYVSPSFARVFGDNEDAVHACPNCASMRTIMEAGAAGRV from the coding sequence ATGGAGACCTGTGCCAACTGCGGTCAGTACGTCAGCCCTTCGTTCGCCCGTGTCTTCGGCGACAACGAGGACGCCGTCCACGCCTGCCCGAACTGCGCGTCGATGCGGACCATCATGGAGGCGGGAGCGGCCGGACGCGTGTGA
- a CDS encoding VIT1/CCC1 transporter family protein translates to MADASLRGRLQRLLRDEDVRSIARRYFVSNGFDGTLTSIGVVVGAVLSGVPDGLTVVKIGVGAAVGLCTSAVWSVWEIERAETRAEIRRLERAMLTDLDDTRIQREVASARLFHALMSGLGPLVGIVIPLTPFLFEGTVFGMVEAAFVAVGLGVAVLGAFGAYMGSISGQRWYVAAARMGVAGVVVALVNLVLPG, encoded by the coding sequence ATGGCCGACGCCTCGCTCCGTGGCCGCCTGCAACGACTCCTCCGCGACGAGGACGTCCGCTCCATCGCCCGCCGCTACTTCGTCTCCAACGGGTTCGACGGGACCCTCACCAGCATCGGCGTGGTCGTCGGCGCCGTGCTCTCGGGGGTCCCGGACGGCCTGACCGTGGTGAAGATCGGCGTCGGCGCCGCCGTCGGGCTCTGTACCTCGGCGGTCTGGAGCGTCTGGGAGATCGAACGGGCCGAGACCCGCGCGGAGATACGACGCCTCGAGCGGGCGATGCTCACGGACCTCGACGACACCCGTATCCAGCGCGAGGTGGCCAGCGCGCGGCTGTTCCACGCCCTGATGAGCGGCCTCGGGCCGCTCGTCGGCATCGTCATCCCGCTCACCCCGTTCCTCTTCGAGGGGACGGTGTTCGGGATGGTGGAGGCGGCGTTCGTCGCCGTCGGTCTCGGGGTCGCCGTGCTGGGCGCGTTCGGGGCGTACATGGGCTCCATCTCCGGCCAGCGGTGGTACGTCGCCGCGGCCCGGATGGGGGTGGCCGGCGTGGTGGTCGCGCTGGTGAACCTCGTGCTCCCCGGCTGA
- a CDS encoding peroxiredoxin encodes MESETTHRQPGLGDQFPELTVQSSHGELSLPDAYEGEWFVLFSHPGDFTPVCTSEFVAFQRRHDEFEALGVNLVGLSVDRVHSHIEWVTWIEDELDVRIEFPIVADEAGDVATRLGMVHPEMGASTVRSVYVVDPEGTIRLVLQYPMEIGRNIEEILRSIRALQTADEHDVAVPGDWPDHPDFGDRVLLEPPSDVASAEARLAEAEGADHECLDWWFCLEDLADRE; translated from the coding sequence ATGGAATCCGAAACCACCCACCGACAGCCCGGTCTCGGCGACCAGTTCCCCGAACTGACGGTCCAGAGCTCGCACGGCGAACTCTCGCTCCCGGACGCCTACGAGGGCGAGTGGTTCGTGCTGTTCAGCCACCCCGGTGACTTCACCCCCGTCTGCACGAGCGAGTTCGTCGCCTTCCAGCGGCGACACGACGAGTTCGAGGCGCTCGGTGTGAACCTCGTCGGCCTCTCGGTCGACCGCGTCCACTCGCACATCGAGTGGGTGACGTGGATCGAGGACGAACTGGACGTCCGGATCGAGTTCCCCATCGTCGCCGACGAGGCGGGCGACGTCGCGACGCGCCTCGGGATGGTGCACCCAGAGATGGGCGCCAGCACCGTCCGGTCGGTCTACGTCGTCGACCCCGAGGGGACCATCCGGCTCGTCCTCCAGTACCCGATGGAGATCGGCCGGAACATCGAGGAGATACTCCGGTCGATCAGGGCACTCCAGACGGCCGACGAACACGACGTGGCCGTCCCCGGTGACTGGCCCGACCACCCCGACTTCGGCGACCGGGTGTTGCTCGAACCGCCGAGCGACGTGGCCTCGGCGGAGGCCCGCCTCGCCGAGGCCGAGGGGGCGGACCACGAGTGTCTCGACTGGTGGTTCTGCCTCGAAGACCTCGCAGACCGCGAGTAG
- a CDS encoding DUF7560 family zinc ribbon protein has translation MESHVEEEFTFHCPVCEESLKVNDSMKQALVEKGCVVCGADLTVAAFTVG, from the coding sequence ATGGAGAGTCACGTCGAGGAAGAGTTCACCTTCCACTGTCCGGTCTGCGAGGAATCCCTGAAGGTGAACGACTCCATGAAGCAGGCCCTGGTAGAGAAGGGGTGCGTGGTCTGTGGGGCCGACCTGACGGTGGCGGCGTTCACCGTCGGCTGA
- a CDS encoding SDR family NAD(P)-dependent oxidoreductase has product MLSGKVAIVTGGTTGIGRAIAAEYVEQGATVVVCGRTESTGTATADEVGCEFRQCDVREYEQVEALVEGVVERHGRLDVMVNNAGITSVTRLDEMPLEEWRDVLGTNLDGVMHGSKAALPHLLETEGCIVNVESIYGLRGGKGAASYSASKGGVVNFTQQVAVDYAARGVRVNGICPGHVRTPMTEELWESERFNEFVRAHTPMDRPAEPEEVAPLAAFLASDGASYITGANIPVDGGWTAF; this is encoded by the coding sequence ATGCTCTCGGGAAAGGTCGCCATCGTCACCGGTGGCACCACGGGTATCGGACGGGCCATCGCGGCCGAGTACGTCGAACAGGGCGCGACCGTCGTCGTCTGCGGGCGGACGGAGTCGACCGGTACGGCGACCGCCGACGAGGTCGGCTGCGAGTTCCGCCAGTGTGACGTGCGCGAGTACGAGCAGGTCGAGGCGCTGGTCGAGGGGGTCGTCGAACGCCACGGTCGGCTCGACGTGATGGTGAACAACGCGGGCATCACGAGCGTGACGCGGCTGGACGAGATGCCGCTGGAGGAGTGGCGCGACGTCCTCGGGACGAACCTCGACGGCGTGATGCACGGCTCGAAGGCGGCGCTGCCTCACCTGCTCGAGACGGAGGGGTGTATCGTGAACGTCGAGTCCATCTACGGCCTGCGCGGGGGGAAGGGGGCGGCCTCGTACTCGGCGTCGAAGGGCGGCGTGGTCAACTTCACCCAGCAGGTGGCGGTCGACTACGCCGCTCGTGGCGTGCGGGTCAACGGCATCTGTCCCGGCCACGTCCGGACGCCGATGACCGAGGAGCTCTGGGAGAGCGAGCGGTTCAACGAGTTCGTCCGGGCACACACGCCGATGGACCGGCCGGCGGAACCGGAGGAGGTGGCACCGCTGGCGGCGTTCCTCGCGAGCGACGGGGCCTCCTACATCACGGGCGCGAACATCCCCGTCGACGGCGGGTGGACCGCGTTCTGA
- a CDS encoding sodium:calcium antiporter → MVLVELGLFGLGLLLLVAGADRAVGAAGDIALHYGLSSFFVGVTVVSVGTSVPEMVTSVLAAYYGAGDLVVGNIVGSETAQMTLAIGVVALVAPIVATRRNVLVYGTAMTLAMIIMLLVLDDARVQRSEGVLMMLAYVNFVYTLYTNEGGEEISEEVIEEELPPPSRAGPVLVGGLVLVVVGGQVMVTNGVALARTAGVSEYLVGLLTGLGTTAPEVFVASIAAYRGDGGISVGSLLGSNITDPVFSLGVGALAFDVVVASPEVLLPSLVYMLVVSVTVLALMYWRRGIDRWAALVCLALYVPTFVVL, encoded by the coding sequence ATGGTCCTCGTCGAACTCGGTCTGTTCGGGCTGGGCCTCCTGTTGCTCGTCGCCGGGGCCGACCGGGCCGTGGGGGCCGCCGGAGACATCGCGCTCCACTACGGGCTCTCGTCGTTCTTCGTCGGCGTCACCGTCGTCTCGGTTGGCACCTCCGTCCCGGAGATGGTCACCTCCGTCCTCGCGGCGTACTACGGCGCGGGCGACCTCGTGGTCGGCAACATCGTCGGCAGCGAGACGGCCCAGATGACCCTCGCTATCGGTGTGGTGGCGCTCGTCGCGCCCATCGTCGCCACCCGGCGGAACGTCCTCGTCTACGGGACGGCGATGACGCTCGCGATGATCATCATGCTCCTCGTGCTCGACGACGCGCGCGTCCAGCGCTCGGAGGGCGTGCTGATGATGCTCGCCTACGTCAACTTCGTCTACACGCTCTACACGAACGAGGGGGGCGAGGAGATAAGCGAGGAGGTCATCGAAGAGGAGCTGCCGCCGCCCTCGCGGGCCGGGCCGGTGCTCGTCGGGGGGCTCGTCCTCGTCGTGGTCGGAGGACAGGTGATGGTGACCAACGGCGTGGCGCTGGCGCGGACCGCCGGCGTCTCGGAGTACCTCGTCGGCCTGCTGACCGGCCTCGGGACGACGGCCCCGGAGGTGTTCGTCGCCAGCATCGCCGCCTACCGCGGCGACGGCGGCATCTCCGTGGGGTCGCTGCTCGGGAGCAACATCACGGATCCCGTCTTCTCGCTGGGCGTCGGAGCGCTCGCGTTCGACGTGGTGGTGGCGTCACCCGAGGTGCTGCTCCCCTCGCTCGTCTACATGCTCGTCGTGAGCGTGACCGTGCTCGCGCTGATGTACTGGCGGCGGGGTATCGACCGGTGGGCGGCACTGGTCTGTCTCGCGCTCTACGTGCCCACGTTCGTCGTGCTCTGA
- a CDS encoding pyridoxamine 5'-phosphate oxidase family protein, with protein MTLDLESEMSAGEVDGLLGRHETGVLSLARGDEPYAIPISYGYDVDGRCFYLRLVSTPESEKRRFLASTPQSRLVVYEEDGDVYRSVVATGDLREVPRSELTVDHVVQYGDAKRPLFEIWGEVERDLDVGLYVLDPEELSGRRVEVGR; from the coding sequence ATGACCCTGGACCTCGAATCCGAGATGTCGGCCGGTGAAGTCGACGGCCTCCTCGGCCGGCACGAGACGGGCGTGCTCTCGCTCGCGCGGGGTGACGAGCCGTACGCCATCCCCATCTCGTACGGCTACGACGTCGACGGGCGGTGTTTCTACCTCCGCCTCGTGTCGACACCGGAGAGCGAGAAGCGCCGGTTCCTCGCCTCCACGCCACAGAGTCGCCTCGTCGTCTACGAGGAGGACGGCGACGTCTACCGGAGCGTGGTGGCGACGGGCGACCTCAGGGAGGTTCCACGGTCCGAACTCACCGTGGACCACGTCGTGCAGTACGGGGACGCCAAGCGCCCCCTGTTCGAGATCTGGGGCGAGGTCGAGCGGGACCTGGACGTCGGGCTCTACGTCCTCGACCCGGAGGAGTTGAGCGGGCGGCGCGTCGAGGTCGGTCGGTGA
- a CDS encoding aminoglycoside 6-adenylyltransferase: protein MTPPPWDYEAFERRVADWARDRPDVRAAIVFGSRAREDRPADVWSDLDVVLVATDPERYAEETAWLEALGEPWVTCRGETPVGTFPQRHVVFDDGLEVDFVPVPADAVTDLEALPDEVFAVFHRGYRFLVDSDRMADRLAARVDRVDFEALGLALPDEAAFLETLHDAWYHAFWVAKKLRRGELWTAKRGLDGYLKWECLLPVLKWHARAVHGRRSWHGGRFLEDWADDRAVAELETAFADYDTSECWVALEATLDLLEWLARETAAAADYDYPDRTEAYVRDLVRGLDPDGPDPL from the coding sequence GTGACACCACCACCGTGGGACTACGAGGCCTTCGAGCGGCGGGTGGCCGACTGGGCGCGCGACCGCCCGGACGTCCGTGCGGCCATCGTCTTCGGCTCCCGGGCACGGGAGGACCGCCCGGCGGACGTGTGGTCGGACCTCGACGTCGTGCTCGTGGCGACCGACCCCGAGCGGTACGCCGAGGAGACGGCGTGGCTCGAGGCGCTCGGCGAGCCGTGGGTGACCTGCCGGGGTGAGACGCCGGTCGGGACGTTCCCCCAGCGCCACGTCGTGTTCGACGACGGGCTGGAGGTGGACTTCGTCCCCGTGCCCGCCGACGCGGTGACCGACCTGGAGGCGCTCCCTGACGAGGTGTTCGCCGTCTTCCACCGGGGGTACCGCTTCCTCGTGGACTCGGACAGGATGGCCGACCGGCTCGCGGCGCGGGTCGACCGGGTCGACTTCGAGGCGCTGGGACTCGCGCTCCCCGACGAGGCGGCGTTCCTCGAGACGCTCCACGACGCGTGGTACCACGCGTTCTGGGTGGCCAAGAAGCTCCGTCGGGGCGAGCTCTGGACCGCCAAGCGCGGCCTCGACGGCTACCTGAAGTGGGAGTGTCTGCTCCCGGTCCTGAAGTGGCACGCCCGGGCGGTCCACGGTCGACGTTCGTGGCACGGGGGGCGCTTCCTCGAGGACTGGGCCGACGACCGGGCCGTCGCCGAACTCGAGACGGCGTTCGCGGACTACGACACGAGCGAGTGCTGGGTGGCGCTCGAGGCGACGCTGGACCTGCTGGAGTGGCTCGCCCGCGAGACGGCGGCGGCCGCCGACTACGACTACCCCGACCGGACCGAGGCGTACGTCCGGGACCTGGTCCGCGGCCTCGACCCGGACGGCCCCGACCCGCTCTGA
- a CDS encoding ester cyclase has product MATVPQTTEELRAGPARFAEAVYEKQNLDYVDETFAEDWVGHMDGEEMTRAEYREMHADLLEGFPDVEMTFEAVVVEDDTVAGHWVMTGTHTGEFVGLKPTDRTLEIGGTFVNRLDEDGLVVESWQTIDRFGMLQQLGVAPEDFGPRALFKVLLNLLGSAR; this is encoded by the coding sequence ATGGCCACCGTACCACAGACCACGGAGGAGTTACGAGCGGGACCGGCTCGGTTCGCCGAGGCGGTCTACGAGAAGCAGAACCTCGACTACGTCGACGAGACGTTCGCCGAGGACTGGGTCGGCCACATGGACGGCGAGGAGATGACACGCGCCGAGTACCGGGAGATGCACGCCGACCTGCTGGAGGGGTTCCCGGACGTCGAGATGACGTTCGAGGCGGTCGTCGTCGAGGACGACACGGTCGCGGGACACTGGGTGATGACCGGCACCCACACGGGTGAGTTCGTCGGGCTGAAACCGACCGACCGGACCCTCGAGATCGGTGGAACGTTCGTCAACCGCCTCGACGAGGACGGTCTCGTCGTCGAGTCGTGGCAGACCATCGACCGGTTCGGGATGCTGCAGCAACTCGGCGTCGCGCCCGAGGACTTCGGACCACGCGCGCTGTTCAAGGTGCTGCTCAACCTGCTCGGGAGCGCGCGCTGA
- a CDS encoding proteasome assembly chaperone family protein: MTPATDPDASATFERLTSLDGGTPTLIEGLPGHGLVAAIAVGQIREQLGLEHHGNIRSSAFPPVATFADGLVQDLVRVYAGTEPDVLTLQSDLALPPSSWVPLAECVIEQCAEEFDRAIFLTGVPAESESRLGDVAGVGTTPAMRDELDAAGVDLASDPGLVGGVTGALVERCYHEGVPAMVLVVRAHPFLPDPGAAQHVIEEALEPLVEFDIDTTELREQADEISARMQQLSEQYEQMERERQGVADQSRGPSMFQ, from the coding sequence ATGACCCCAGCGACGGACCCGGACGCGTCGGCGACCTTCGAGCGACTGACCAGCCTGGACGGCGGGACCCCAACGCTGATAGAGGGACTGCCGGGACACGGGCTGGTGGCCGCCATCGCGGTCGGCCAGATACGCGAGCAGCTCGGTCTCGAACACCACGGGAACATCCGCTCGTCGGCGTTCCCGCCCGTCGCGACCTTCGCTGACGGCCTCGTCCAGGACCTCGTCAGGGTGTACGCCGGGACGGAGCCGGACGTGCTGACCCTGCAGAGCGACCTCGCGCTCCCACCGTCGTCGTGGGTCCCGCTCGCCGAGTGCGTCATCGAGCAGTGTGCCGAGGAGTTCGACCGGGCCATCTTCCTGACGGGCGTGCCGGCCGAGTCCGAGAGCCGCCTCGGCGACGTGGCCGGCGTGGGCACGACCCCCGCGATGCGCGACGAACTGGACGCCGCGGGGGTCGACCTCGCCAGCGATCCCGGCCTCGTCGGCGGCGTCACTGGCGCACTCGTCGAACGGTGCTACCACGAGGGGGTCCCGGCGATGGTGCTCGTCGTCCGTGCCCACCCGTTCCTGCCCGACCCCGGCGCGGCCCAGCACGTCATCGAGGAGGCCCTCGAACCGCTCGTCGAGTTCGACATCGATACGACGGAGCTCCGCGAGCAGGCCGACGAGATCAGCGCCCGGATGCAACAGCTCTCCGAGCAGTACGAGCAGATGGAGCGCGAGCGACAGGGCGTCGCGGACCAGTCGCGCGGCCCGAGCATGTTCCAGTAG
- a CDS encoding CPBP family intramembrane glutamic endopeptidase, with protein MSRHAPDTATPDEHPESAPGWRGVVLFLALTFGWSWGFWVPKALENAGLVASVPTLPELGPFGPSVAAFVLVTYAGGLGGARRLLARAVSLEFPTRWLLPALVLSPALVGGALVVAFLTDTVPSFPWTGELVVLPVAFVFILLLGGPVQEEFGWRGYLLDPVQARFGALGGGVAVGLVWALWHVPLFYIPGETIYYQRPFLGFAVSITLLSVLLTWVYNNTGGSLLPALLFHTTFNWSQGMFPVLESDPASLAFVVLLAAVTLVVVGYWGPRRLVRSAATPT; from the coding sequence ATGTCCCGACACGCCCCCGACACCGCGACGCCCGACGAGCACCCCGAGTCGGCGCCGGGGTGGCGCGGCGTCGTCCTCTTTCTCGCCCTGACGTTCGGGTGGTCGTGGGGGTTCTGGGTGCCGAAGGCACTCGAGAACGCCGGCCTCGTCGCCAGCGTCCCGACCCTCCCCGAACTGGGACCGTTCGGCCCCAGCGTCGCGGCCTTCGTGCTCGTGACGTACGCGGGCGGCCTCGGGGGCGCGCGCCGGTTGCTCGCCCGCGCGGTGTCACTGGAGTTCCCGACGCGGTGGCTCCTCCCCGCGCTCGTGCTCTCGCCCGCCCTCGTCGGCGGTGCACTCGTCGTCGCGTTCCTCACGGACACGGTGCCGTCGTTCCCGTGGACGGGCGAACTGGTCGTCCTGCCGGTCGCGTTCGTGTTCATCCTGCTGCTCGGCGGCCCCGTCCAGGAGGAGTTCGGCTGGCGGGGCTACCTGCTCGACCCCGTGCAAGCCCGGTTCGGCGCGCTCGGCGGTGGGGTCGCCGTCGGGCTCGTGTGGGCGCTCTGGCACGTTCCGCTGTTCTACATCCCCGGCGAGACCATCTACTACCAGCGGCCGTTCCTCGGGTTCGCCGTCTCCATCACCCTGCTCTCGGTCCTGCTGACGTGGGTGTACAACAACACCGGTGGGAGCCTCCTCCCGGCGCTCCTGTTCCACACCACGTTCAACTGGTCACAGGGGATGTTCCCCGTCCTCGAGTCGGACCCGGCGAGTCTCGCGTTCGTCGTCCTGCTGGCAGCCGTCACGCTCGTCGTCGTCGGCTACTGGGGTCCGCGGCGACTCGTCAGGTCCGCGGCCACCCCGACGTGA
- a CDS encoding helix-turn-helix domain-containing protein, producing MTPAGIRTTVEFTDPELCPLVEFSAREGATVQTVRRTRSPTPDGGATVEFSADVAVDPEGPVTRLFSHGPVNRYRLSTDEPPTCPCSCLGSFGCPVTEYEAREGTLRLVFYAADYEQLRAVVAALRERFPDVDIVRFVRSPGDGDPDGSDSVLVDRGRLTPRQREVLETAFEMGYFERPRRANATEVAETLGIGLSTFREHLAAAETKLLEDVLGRGR from the coding sequence ATGACTCCCGCCGGTATCCGCACGACGGTGGAGTTCACCGACCCGGAGTTGTGTCCGCTCGTCGAGTTCTCGGCGCGTGAGGGCGCGACCGTGCAGACCGTCCGGCGGACCCGGTCACCGACGCCCGACGGGGGAGCCACCGTCGAGTTCTCCGCCGACGTCGCGGTCGACCCCGAGGGCCCGGTGACGCGACTGTTCTCGCACGGGCCGGTCAACCGCTACCGGCTCTCGACCGACGAGCCACCGACCTGTCCCTGCTCGTGTCTCGGTTCGTTCGGCTGTCCGGTCACCGAGTACGAGGCGCGCGAGGGGACGCTGCGGCTCGTGTTCTACGCGGCGGACTACGAGCAACTCCGGGCCGTCGTCGCGGCGCTCAGGGAGCGCTTTCCCGACGTGGACATCGTCCGGTTCGTCCGCTCGCCGGGTGACGGTGACCCCGACGGCAGCGACAGCGTCCTCGTCGACCGGGGCCGACTGACGCCCCGACAGCGCGAGGTGCTGGAGACGGCGTTCGAGATGGGCTACTTCGAGCGGCCGCGGCGGGCCAACGCGACCGAGGTGGCCGAGACGCTCGGCATCGGTCTCTCGACGTTCCGCGAACACCTCGCCGCGGCCGAGACGAAGCTCCTCGAGGACGTCCTCGGCCGGGGTCGCTGA
- a CDS encoding DUF211 domain-containing protein, translated as MSTVRRLVVDVLKPHDPPLPEFASRLAEVGSVAGVTVSLVELDREVQNVKITVEGGAIEYDEVEAAVENLGGTVHSVDEVACGEYVVEDRPTQQDH; from the coding sequence ATGTCCACCGTCCGCCGGCTCGTGGTCGACGTCCTGAAGCCACACGACCCGCCGCTGCCGGAGTTCGCCAGCCGGCTCGCCGAGGTGGGGAGCGTCGCGGGCGTCACCGTCTCGCTGGTCGAACTCGACCGCGAGGTCCAGAACGTGAAGATCACCGTCGAGGGCGGGGCCATCGAGTACGACGAGGTGGAGGCGGCCGTCGAGAACCTCGGGGGGACCGTCCACTCCGTCGACGAGGTGGCCTGCGGCGAGTACGTCGTCGAGGATCGCCCCACCCAGCAGGACCACTGA
- a CDS encoding ZIP family metal transporter, with product MSLWWILGTTLAISLIAWVGVFTLSLDEERLDRLLLVLVALAAGALLGGAVFHLLPQAIETVGGDATLPLFGWFVVGFCLFFVLEQFIGWHHHHAATHEREPVGYLVLVSDALHNFVDGLVVAGAFAVGVPVGLVTALAIALHEIPQEIGDFGVLVYGGFERRRALVLNYVTQATVILGGIVGWLLAGRLGGVPVFLLPFAAGNFVYIASADLVPEIKGEGSLRRSLLHFAVFLGGVLSMLGVRLLRPLLG from the coding sequence ATGTCGCTGTGGTGGATCCTGGGGACGACACTCGCCATCAGCCTGATCGCGTGGGTGGGCGTGTTCACCCTCTCGCTCGACGAGGAACGGCTCGACCGACTCCTGCTGGTCCTCGTCGCGCTCGCGGCCGGGGCGCTGCTGGGCGGTGCGGTGTTCCACCTCCTCCCGCAGGCCATCGAGACGGTCGGGGGCGACGCCACGCTCCCGCTGTTCGGCTGGTTCGTCGTCGGCTTCTGTCTCTTCTTCGTGCTGGAGCAGTTCATCGGCTGGCACCACCACCACGCCGCGACCCACGAACGCGAGCCCGTGGGCTACCTCGTCCTCGTCTCCGACGCGCTGCACAACTTCGTCGACGGCCTCGTCGTCGCCGGCGCGTTCGCCGTGGGCGTGCCCGTCGGCCTCGTCACGGCGCTCGCCATCGCGCTCCACGAGATCCCACAGGAGATCGGCGACTTCGGGGTCCTCGTCTACGGCGGCTTCGAGCGCCGTCGGGCGCTGGTCCTCAACTACGTGACGCAGGCGACGGTGATACTCGGTGGAATCGTGGGCTGGCTGCTCGCGGGCCGCCTCGGTGGCGTCCCGGTGTTCCTGCTCCCGTTCGCGGCGGGCAACTTCGTCTACATCGCGAGCGCCGACCTCGTCCCGGAGATAAAGGGAGAGGGCTCGCTCCGGCGCTCGCTACTGCACTTCGCGGTGTTCCTCGGCGGCGTCCTCTCGATGCTCGGGGTGCGTCTGCTGCGGCCGCTACTCGGATGA
- a CDS encoding CBS domain-containing protein, translating into MPVKNLAVDVVTARRDTSIPALARMMEEEELGDIVIAWNEEPVGIVTDRDIALAVGHYDDLSDVTAADIMTEDPVTVHEDATAIDLPAAMAEGRVRRIPIVNDDGKLVGIATLDDVVATAGEMLKDVATVIEWQSREYRPEE; encoded by the coding sequence ATGCCAGTCAAGAACCTCGCGGTAGACGTCGTGACGGCACGCAGAGACACCTCGATCCCGGCGCTCGCGCGGATGATGGAGGAGGAGGAGCTGGGCGACATCGTCATCGCCTGGAACGAGGAACCCGTCGGCATCGTCACCGACCGTGACATCGCCCTCGCAGTCGGGCACTACGACGACCTGTCGGACGTGACCGCCGCCGACATCATGACGGAGGACCCGGTGACGGTCCACGAGGACGCCACCGCCATCGACCTGCCGGCCGCGATGGCCGAAGGGCGCGTCCGCCGCATCCCCATCGTGAACGACGACGGCAAGCTCGTCGGCATCGCCACCCTCGACGACGTGGTGGCCACCGCCGGTGAGATGCTGAAGGACGTCGCGACGGTCATCGAGTGGCAGTCGCGCGAGTACCGACCCGAGGAGTGA
- a CDS encoding winged helix-turn-helix domain-containing protein — protein sequence MSQSESAFVAAQQTESTIDVSRVDDADEMQALLDAFGDADCRAILEATGEEALTAAEISERVDLPKSTAYRKIDTLSELSLVEEQTRIRRSGKHASEFRRVVEDLYVTTTDDGGIELRVSRLARPEQFGVPRPSAY from the coding sequence ATGAGCCAGTCAGAGTCCGCGTTCGTCGCCGCCCAGCAGACCGAGTCCACCATCGACGTGAGCCGTGTCGACGACGCCGACGAGATGCAGGCACTCCTCGACGCGTTCGGGGACGCCGACTGCCGGGCCATCCTCGAGGCGACCGGCGAGGAGGCGCTGACCGCCGCGGAGATCTCCGAGCGGGTGGACCTCCCGAAGTCCACGGCCTACCGGAAGATCGACACGCTGAGCGAACTCTCGCTGGTCGAGGAACAGACCCGCATCCGCCGCTCGGGCAAGCACGCCAGCGAGTTCCGCCGGGTCGTCGAGGACCTCTACGTCACCACCACCGACGACGGCGGCATCGAACTGCGCGTCTCGCGACTGGCCCGCCCCGAGCAGTTCGGCGTCCCGCGGCCGAGCGCGTACTGA